From the Cyanobacteria bacterium FACHB-DQ100 genome, one window contains:
- a CDS encoding S8 family serine peptidase gives MKWLVGLGGMWIAVAAQAMPIAESSIGASGIDALRLQQAPYNLTGKKIAIGQVEIGRPPRFGVDKASTTNQTIGLTRVFFRNQPAKTNTNLDTHAAQVASVMIGDSKAVRGVAPEARLYSSAAATPQRSGQAEECLSAQQVTLQNGGDVRAINFSFGEALQQDPRPNARLDGNALLTQCIDWLSLKHNSLFIVAGNQGKGGIPIPTDSYNGMTVSFTRRVGAEYAKIDFSNIGDTYPRIFKRNDGVETSLGGRRSLSLTAPGSKINVANLRGKQTTAVGSSFAAPHVTATVALLQEFGDRQLRAGCKGGCKLPWTTDARRHEVMKAVLMNSADKIKDKGDGRLLGMTRTIVEKDNKTWLDSDAYKDRKIPLNIQMGAGQLNAFRAYQQFSAGQWAPNRAVPAIGWNYGKIETKKSVQDYLIEKPLLQGSYVSATLAWNRLVELNDRNRNGEFEIGESFRDRGLNRLDLYLMRAEDNDIRRAIWSSVSDIDSVQHIFYPVPATGRYKIRVVFRQQVNQPVQSYALAWWTAPSQK, from the coding sequence ATGAAGTGGCTGGTGGGACTTGGTGGAATGTGGATTGCAGTTGCCGCACAAGCGATGCCTATAGCAGAAAGCTCGATCGGTGCCTCTGGCATTGATGCACTCCGGCTTCAGCAGGCTCCCTACAATCTCACTGGAAAGAAGATTGCGATCGGGCAAGTAGAAATCGGACGACCTCCTCGATTTGGTGTGGATAAGGCCAGTACAACGAATCAGACGATCGGCTTAACGCGAGTGTTTTTCCGCAATCAGCCCGCAAAAACGAATACAAACTTAGATACTCATGCGGCTCAGGTTGCGAGTGTGATGATCGGGGATAGTAAAGCGGTGCGAGGAGTTGCGCCAGAGGCTCGGCTTTATTCTTCTGCCGCAGCCACTCCACAGCGCAGCGGACAAGCCGAGGAATGTCTTTCAGCTCAGCAGGTCACCTTGCAGAATGGGGGGGATGTGAGAGCAATTAACTTTAGCTTTGGGGAAGCATTGCAGCAAGATCCGCGCCCGAATGCTCGATTAGACGGAAATGCACTTCTAACCCAATGTATTGATTGGTTATCACTGAAGCATAATTCTTTGTTCATTGTGGCAGGGAATCAAGGAAAAGGCGGCATTCCGATTCCAACGGATAGCTATAACGGCATGACAGTTTCGTTCACACGGCGAGTCGGAGCGGAGTATGCAAAAATTGATTTTTCAAATATTGGAGATACTTATCCGCGCATTTTTAAGCGCAACGATGGCGTTGAGACGAGCTTAGGAGGTCGTCGATCGCTCTCGCTCACGGCTCCCGGAAGTAAGATCAACGTCGCGAATCTCAGAGGCAAACAAACGACTGCCGTTGGTTCAAGCTTTGCGGCTCCGCACGTGACTGCAACAGTCGCATTGTTGCAGGAATTCGGCGATCGACAACTCCGCGCTGGTTGTAAAGGGGGCTGTAAATTACCTTGGACAACGGATGCTCGTCGTCATGAAGTGATGAAAGCGGTACTGATGAATTCTGCTGACAAAATCAAAGACAAAGGCGATGGGCGATTGCTCGGAATGACGCGCACGATCGTAGAGAAAGACAATAAAACTTGGCTAGATTCTGATGCGTATAAAGACCGCAAAATTCCCTTAAACATTCAGATGGGCGCGGGACAATTGAATGCGTTTCGAGCGTATCAGCAGTTTAGTGCCGGACAATGGGCACCGAATCGAGCAGTACCCGCGATCGGCTGGAACTACGGCAAAATCGAAACAAAGAAGTCAGTACAAGACTATCTGATTGAGAAGCCTTTGCTGCAAGGAAGCTATGTTTCTGCAACCTTAGCCTGGAATCGATTGGTGGAGCTAAACGATCGCAATCGCAACGGTGAATTTGAGATTGGGGAGAGCTTTCGCGATCGGGGACTGAATAGGCTGGATCTTTACCTGATGCGGGCGGAAGACAATGATATTCGTCGGGCTATCTGGTCATCGGTCAGCGACATTGATAGTGTGCAGCATATTTTCTATCCAGTGCCAGCAACCGGACGTTATAAAATTCGGGTCGTTTTCCGTCAACAAGTGAATCAGCCCGTACAATCCTATGCGTTGGCATGGTGGACGGCTCCGTCTCAAAAATAG
- a CDS encoding ribulose-phosphate 3-epimerase: MSNKPIVIAPSILSADFSRLGDEIRAVDAAGADWIHVDVMDGRFVPNITIGPLIVEAIRPVTQKPLDVHLMIVEPEKYVGDFAKAGADHIYVHAEHNASPHLHRTLGQIKEYGKKAGVVLNPGSPLELIDYVLELCDLVLIMSVNPGFGGQSFIPGVLPKIRKLRQMCDERGLDPWIEVDGGLKANNTWQVIEAGANAIVAGSAVFNAPDYAAAIEGIRNSKRPAPELATV, translated from the coding sequence ATGTCCAATAAACCGATCGTCATTGCACCTTCGATTCTCTCTGCTGATTTTAGTCGGTTAGGCGACGAAATTCGTGCGGTTGATGCCGCCGGAGCCGACTGGATTCACGTTGATGTGATGGATGGTCGGTTTGTGCCGAACATTACGATCGGCCCCCTGATCGTTGAAGCAATCCGTCCTGTGACCCAAAAGCCGCTGGATGTCCACTTGATGATTGTAGAGCCAGAAAAATACGTTGGTGATTTTGCTAAAGCTGGAGCGGATCACATCTACGTTCACGCGGAACACAACGCCTCGCCGCACCTGCACCGCACTCTGGGACAGATCAAAGAGTACGGCAAGAAAGCAGGAGTTGTGCTCAATCCGGGTAGCCCCTTGGAGCTGATCGACTATGTTCTGGAACTCTGCGATCTGGTTCTGATTATGAGCGTTAACCCTGGATTTGGTGGACAAAGCTTTATTCCCGGTGTGTTGCCGAAAATTCGTAAGCTGCGTCAGATGTGCGATGAGCGCGGACTCGATCCTTGGATCGAAGTCGATGGTGGCTTAAAAGCGAACAACACCTGGCAAGTGATCGAAGCCGGTGCAAACGCGATCGTTGCGGGTTCTGCGGTATTTAATGCTCCCGATTATGCAGCCGCGATCGAAGGCATTCGCAACAGCAAGCGCCCCGCACCGGAACTTGCAACCGTTTAA
- a CDS encoding response regulator yields MKTILVIEDEQTVRESILDLLEAEGFRGIGGENGQIGVQLAHDHHPDLILCDVTMPDCDGFSVLTQLRTSPDTSGIPFIFLSARSAKTDQRQGMELGADDYLTKPCTATDLLGAVVGRLAKYEALAECYSRQVKPAKPEKAKSQPVSLPVTAPQVSGTRDGLLNHFYQELRNPLSNINMALHLLRLGRVGQESAIDILERDYGRELAVLQAVYQLQEHLIPESAELLRNCNLAQIMSEDSV; encoded by the coding sequence ATGAAAACGATCCTCGTGATTGAAGACGAACAAACCGTTCGAGAGTCGATTTTAGATTTGCTGGAAGCTGAGGGATTTCGGGGAATTGGCGGCGAGAATGGTCAGATTGGGGTGCAACTGGCACATGATCATCATCCAGATTTGATCTTGTGTGACGTGACGATGCCCGACTGTGATGGCTTCTCTGTGCTGACTCAACTCCGCACCTCGCCCGATACGTCTGGAATTCCGTTTATTTTTCTCTCTGCTCGCAGCGCCAAAACTGACCAGCGCCAAGGCATGGAACTCGGTGCGGACGACTATCTGACCAAGCCCTGCACGGCGACGGATTTGCTAGGGGCGGTCGTCGGTCGCTTGGCAAAATATGAGGCGTTAGCGGAGTGCTATTCGCGCCAGGTTAAGCCCGCCAAGCCAGAAAAAGCGAAAAGTCAGCCCGTTTCTTTGCCTGTAACTGCGCCACAGGTTTCTGGAACACGCGATGGTTTGCTGAACCATTTCTATCAGGAGCTTCGCAATCCGCTTTCTAATATCAATATGGCGCTGCATTTATTGAGATTAGGGCGAGTTGGACAGGAATCAGCGATCGACATCTTAGAGCGCGACTACGGACGGGAGTTGGCGGTGCTGCAAGCGGTGTATCAGCTTCAGGAGCATCTGATTCCAGAGAGCGCTGAACTGCTGCGGAACTGTAATTTAGCTCAAATTATGAGCGAAGACTCAGTTTGA
- a CDS encoding response regulator, producing MSTAKILIVEDESIIALDIQTSLQNAGYQVVSIATTAEEALSDITHLQPDLVLMDVRLSGEMDGVETAEKIRKNWQLPVVFLTAHADEPTLARAKNVQPFGYILKPFEDRELVTAVEIALSRHKAERMIQSALKKEKEISELKSRFVSVVSHEFRNPLNTILFSTELLQRYGTQITEQKKATYLERIQDSVKRMHQLLTDVLTVGETEAGKLQFIPQSLDLIRFCKELVDEFHLTDKRKSSIAFSYNETNGSHSRLDERLLRHILTNLLSNAVKYSPSGELIDFRLELSDRSAVFQIRDRGIGIPKSEQTDLFQSFHRASNAKSIPGTGLGLSIVKQCVDLHGGTITVESEENQGTLVTVTLPINRQSTYENDPRD from the coding sequence ATGTCTACTGCTAAAATACTCATCGTTGAGGATGAAAGTATTATCGCCTTGGATATCCAAACAAGCTTACAGAATGCCGGATATCAAGTCGTTTCGATCGCAACCACCGCAGAAGAAGCGCTGAGTGATATCACTCACCTGCAACCCGACTTGGTATTAATGGATGTTCGCTTATCGGGTGAAATGGATGGAGTCGAGACAGCAGAGAAAATCCGTAAAAATTGGCAGTTGCCTGTAGTTTTTTTGACGGCTCATGCCGATGAACCAACCTTAGCGCGAGCTAAAAATGTTCAGCCTTTCGGCTATATTCTAAAGCCCTTTGAAGACCGAGAATTAGTCACAGCGGTTGAGATTGCTTTGTCGCGGCACAAAGCAGAGAGGATGATTCAATCTGCGCTGAAAAAAGAGAAAGAAATCAGCGAACTAAAATCGAGATTTGTGTCAGTTGTATCGCATGAATTTCGCAATCCATTGAATACAATTTTGTTTTCAACGGAACTGTTGCAACGCTACGGAACTCAAATTACTGAGCAAAAAAAGGCAACGTATCTCGAACGCATTCAAGACTCTGTTAAACGAATGCACCAGCTTTTGACGGATGTGTTAACGGTCGGAGAAACCGAGGCAGGAAAGCTACAGTTTATCCCGCAGTCGTTGGATCTCATTCGATTCTGTAAAGAGCTTGTTGACGAATTTCACCTCACCGACAAGCGCAAAAGTTCGATCGCGTTTTCTTACAATGAGACGAATGGGAGCCATTCCCGCCTTGATGAGCGGTTATTGCGCCACATTTTGACCAATTTATTATCGAATGCAGTGAAATACTCCCCTAGCGGTGAGTTGATTGACTTTAGATTGGAGCTGAGCGATCGTAGCGCTGTGTTTCAGATTCGCGATCGTGGCATTGGCATTCCAAAATCGGAGCAAACGGATTTGTTTCAATCGTTTCATCGTGCTAGCAATGCAAAATCGATTCCAGGGACGGGCTTAGGCTTGTCGATCGTGAAACAATGCGTTGATCTGCACGGCGGCACGATTACCGTTGAGAGCGAGGAAAATCAGGGAACTCTAGTTACAGTAACGCTACCGATAAATAGACAGTCCACGTATGAAAACGATCCTCGTGATTGA
- a CDS encoding PAS domain S-box protein translates to MYQDDALPRIAQLQALLSRCQCDSDTEASTRLQLQSAFADLKTTIATLQQELYQERTARQQAENAKMLLDMTIESAADGILAIDSQGKILSINQTFRQQWNIEASVLSKDIRLIEQVAQLLVEPNLFRQQIQLETEQPTIEGHNLLYLKDGRILERFSKPLWLNNTLWGRVISMRDITEQSHTQKSLIASEKLLRTVVINTPTILYALDKNGVYTLCEGKGLETFGVQPGVLVGQSIYEFYRDYPQVIRDFDRVLQGEEHRSILEFGGAFYDNRATPIRSTEGEVIGLIGVATDVTAQRQAEIELQQTKQDLEIRVELRTVELRAANAKLQKEVSQRRLIEQNLREKQRCLQILNQISQGVAAGLSVNELIKLTTDQTAQQFPDLRVLYSIIENRRFKVIHSVQPPTMPSMQGEVERFHLTPFYFEMMQRREPAIVEDVLSDPAFASMSTDMLSRRTRAIAMVAVQHSTHEIGILALNAPYAKPWTSSEVEVLQELGDYLSIVLQKVQAQEDRQAAEERLKLFESVVVNGNDAVIITDADLETPKITYVNAAFEQMTGYSAEEVIGETATILTQGERKGEKINDALIKRIKTALSHGRSIRFELMNYRVDGSEYWADLNVVPIANLQGKVTHFVAVQRDITDRKYSEKALIATQARLKYLLSSSPAVIYTCQPDRHRACTFVSENITQQLGYEVWQYLKDPQFWIDHIHPEDRSFVLEHLRSLPQAGEITCEYRFLHHDGSYRWLRDSMKWLSDQSIEVIGSVVDISERKWAENKIRASLQEKEVMLKEIHHRVKNNLQVVSSLLKLQAGHIQDQQIIEVFKESQNRVSAMALIHEKLYQSEDLAKTHFSEYIHGLTNALFRSYSANARSIQLHLDVEDVRLSIDTAIPCGLIINELISNSLKYAFPFGEAGTISVQLHAEENFYNDLREFTRYQLVVRDNGRGFPPNLDFRQTKSLGLQLVCMLIRQLRGEINLNLESGVQFTISFTEQKLKV, encoded by the coding sequence ATGTACCAGGATGACGCACTGCCCAGAATTGCTCAACTTCAAGCGCTTCTCAGCCGGTGTCAGTGCGATTCTGATACTGAAGCATCTACCCGCTTACAGCTTCAGTCTGCTTTTGCAGATCTAAAAACGACGATCGCTACCCTCCAGCAAGAACTCTATCAGGAACGCACCGCTCGCCAGCAAGCAGAAAACGCCAAAATGCTGCTAGACATGACGATCGAATCTGCCGCAGACGGAATTCTAGCGATCGATTCGCAGGGCAAAATCCTCAGCATCAATCAAACCTTTCGCCAACAGTGGAACATTGAAGCATCTGTGCTGAGCAAAGACATTCGCCTGATAGAGCAGGTGGCTCAACTGCTGGTTGAGCCCAATCTATTCCGTCAGCAGATACAACTCGAAACCGAACAGCCCACGATCGAGGGACATAATCTGCTTTATCTAAAAGACGGGCGAATTCTAGAGCGATTTTCAAAGCCGTTATGGCTCAACAACACGCTCTGGGGTCGAGTAATTAGTATGCGCGACATTACTGAGCAAAGCCACACCCAAAAAAGCCTCATTGCAAGCGAAAAGCTGTTACGCACCGTGGTGATTAACACTCCCACAATCCTCTACGCGCTCGATAAAAACGGAGTCTATACTTTATGCGAAGGTAAAGGGCTTGAAACGTTTGGAGTACAGCCAGGGGTACTGGTTGGGCAATCGATTTACGAGTTTTACCGTGACTATCCGCAAGTGATTCGAGACTTCGATCGTGTCCTTCAAGGCGAGGAACATCGATCGATTTTGGAGTTCGGCGGCGCGTTTTATGACAATCGCGCTACTCCGATTCGCAGCACAGAAGGCGAAGTGATTGGGCTGATCGGCGTTGCCACTGATGTCACTGCCCAGCGCCAAGCTGAAATCGAACTCCAGCAGACCAAACAAGACCTGGAAATTCGCGTCGAATTGCGAACCGTAGAACTCAGAGCCGCAAACGCAAAACTGCAAAAAGAAGTTTCACAACGACGATTAATCGAGCAAAATCTGCGCGAAAAGCAACGCTGTCTGCAAATTTTGAATCAGATTTCGCAAGGCGTTGCGGCTGGATTATCAGTCAACGAATTAATCAAACTGACGACCGATCAAACCGCTCAGCAGTTTCCAGACTTGCGAGTGCTTTATAGCATTATCGAAAATCGTCGATTCAAGGTCATTCACTCGGTTCAACCGCCAACGATGCCGTCTATGCAAGGAGAGGTAGAGAGATTCCACCTGACTCCCTTTTATTTTGAAATGATGCAGCGACGTGAACCGGCGATCGTGGAGGATGTTTTGTCTGACCCCGCATTCGCGTCAATGTCAACCGATATGCTGAGCCGTAGAACCCGTGCGATCGCGATGGTGGCAGTCCAACACTCCACCCACGAAATCGGTATTCTGGCGCTTAATGCTCCGTACGCTAAGCCTTGGACTTCCTCCGAAGTTGAAGTCCTTCAAGAACTCGGCGATTATCTCTCGATCGTGCTGCAAAAAGTCCAGGCACAAGAAGATCGCCAAGCCGCAGAAGAACGCCTGAAATTATTTGAATCTGTAGTTGTCAATGGGAATGATGCCGTAATTATTACCGACGCAGATCTAGAAACCCCAAAAATCACGTATGTTAATGCTGCTTTCGAGCAAATGACAGGATATTCAGCTGAAGAAGTCATCGGAGAAACGGCTACCATTCTCACTCAAGGTGAAAGAAAAGGTGAAAAAATCAATGATGCTCTGATCAAAAGAATCAAAACTGCACTCAGCCACGGAAGATCCATCCGATTTGAACTGATGAACTACCGCGTAGATGGCTCCGAATATTGGGCGGATTTAAATGTAGTGCCGATCGCAAATTTGCAAGGAAAAGTCACCCATTTTGTTGCCGTACAGCGCGACATTACCGATCGCAAATACTCAGAAAAAGCCTTAATCGCCACTCAAGCTCGGTTAAAATATTTGCTTTCTTCCAGTCCTGCCGTGATTTATACTTGTCAACCCGATCGCCATCGCGCCTGTACATTCGTCAGTGAAAATATCACTCAACAACTCGGCTATGAGGTTTGGCAATACCTCAAAGATCCGCAGTTTTGGATCGATCACATTCACCCAGAAGATCGATCGTTCGTGCTAGAGCATTTGCGTAGTTTGCCGCAAGCCGGAGAAATTACTTGCGAATACCGATTCTTACATCATGATGGCTCCTACCGATGGCTGCGAGACAGCATGAAATGGCTGAGTGACCAATCGATCGAAGTGATCGGTTCTGTTGTTGATATTAGCGAACGTAAGTGGGCAGAAAATAAAATTCGGGCATCGCTGCAAGAAAAAGAAGTGATGCTGAAAGAGATTCATCATCGCGTCAAAAATAATCTCCAGGTCGTCTCTAGTCTGCTCAAATTACAAGCAGGACACATTCAAGACCAGCAAATTATTGAAGTGTTCAAAGAAAGCCAGAATCGAGTGAGTGCGATGGCGCTGATTCACGAGAAGCTTTACCAATCTGAGGATCTCGCAAAGACTCATTTTTCAGAGTATATTCATGGTTTAACGAATGCTTTATTTCGCTCTTATTCAGCGAATGCTCGATCAATTCAGCTTCATCTTGATGTTGAAGATGTGCGGTTAAGTATCGATACCGCAATTCCTTGTGGGCTAATTATTAATGAGCTTATTTCTAATTCGCTTAAGTACGCTTTTCCCTTCGGAGAAGCAGGGACTATTTCGGTTCAGCTTCACGCTGAGGAAAATTTTTACAACGATTTACGTGAATTTACGCGCTATCAGCTGGTAGTGCGCGATAATGGGCGCGGCTTTCCGCCAAACCTCGATTTTCGCCAAACCAAATCGCTGGGCTTGCAGCTTGTTTGTATGTTGATTCGCCAATTGCGAGGAGAGATAAACCTTAACCTTGAATCAGGAGTTCAATTTACAATCTCTTTTACAGAACAAAAGCTCAAGGTTTAA